A genomic region of Solanum dulcamara chromosome 2, daSolDulc1.2, whole genome shotgun sequence contains the following coding sequences:
- the LOC129869931 gene encoding zinc finger BED domain-containing protein RICESLEEPER 2-like: MKYVKSSPARSASFKSYVEKVKLDIHGLLSLDVETRWNSTYLMLNTTVQFEKALSRMYIDDHKYFNYCLELSGTTGHPSSEEWKNVKVFLKFLEIFYKTTLKFSSTFHVTSNCFFHELFIRQSIIIQYSNCSDSILTNMARKMKIKFDKYWGDFEDMNMLLFVVVVLDPRYKMKYVNFLFNNFYDPVEGNGKSTKVLNTLTRLYNHYKNSISGPSSENTRDQTSVMSKIGAINSFDVRQSQWEKFLEDENDVDNKSDLQKYLMDDPEKIKDFNILTWWKSSSERYPIVSRIARDVLAIPTSIIASESAFSIGGRILNYYQSSLSTKMAEALVYCQQWLRSTSKECKLEDLLEEIQKLEITEKGSKYGCVGAV, translated from the exons ATGAAATATGTTAAGTCTTCTCCTGCAAGATCTGCTTCCTTTAAGTCATATGTTGAGAAGGTAAAACTAGACATCCATGGCCTTTTGAGTTTGGATGTTGAGACGAGGTGGAACTCTACATATTTGATGTTAAATACAACTGTACAATTTGAAAAAGCCTTGTCAAGAATGTATATTGATGATCATAAGTACTTTAACTATTGTCTTGAATTGAGTGGAACAACAGGGCATCCATCTTCGGAAGAATGGAAGAATGTGAAAGTCTTTCTCAAGTTTCTTGAGATTTTCTATAAAACCactttgaaattttcaagtacttTCCATGTTACTTCAAATTGTTTCTTTCATGAGCTTTTTATTCGTCAAAGCATAATTATCCAGTATTCGAATTGTAGCGATTCAATTTTGACTAATATGGCTAGGAAGATGAAAATTAAGTTTGATAAATATTGGGGTGATTTTGAGGATATGAACATGTTGTTATTTGTTGTCGTTGTGTTGGATCCTCGCTACAAAATGAAGTATGTAAATTtcctttttaataatttttatgatcctGTGGAGGGAAATGGAAAGTCTACTAAAGTGCTGAACACTTTAACTCGCTTGTATAATCATTATAAGAATTCTATTTCTGGGCCTTCTAGTGAAAATACTAGAGATCAAACTAGTGTGATGAGTAAAATTGGTGCAATCAATAGTTTTGATGTGCGGCAATCGCAATGGGAGAAATTTCTTGAAGATGAGAATGATGTTGATAATAAGTCTGATCTTCAAAAGTATTTGATGGATGATCCGGAGAAGATtaaggatttcaatatcttaacTTGGTGGAAATCTTCATCTGAAAGATATCCTATTGTCTCTAGGATTGCAAGAGATGTGCTTGCTATTCCTACATCTATTATTGCCTCAGAATCAGCTTTTAGCATCGGTGGTCGGATACTTAATTATTATCAAAGTTCTCTATCGACAAAGATGGCTGAAGCTCTTGTTTATTGTCAACAATGGTTGCGGTCAACATCTAAAGAATGCAAGCTTGAAGACCTTTTAGAAGAAATTCAAAAACTTGAGATCACTGAAAAAG GTTCCAAGTATGGTTGTGTTGGAGCTGTGTAG